A single genomic interval of Microbacterium hydrocarbonoxydans harbors:
- a CDS encoding ABC transporter permease, which yields MTRTAPPALPRRSVGRLFDVRLLIGVLVVVALLAVSLFTGVYDIAGAADGAAMFQITRVPRTIALVLAGAAMAMAGLVMQLLTQNRFVEPTTTGTTEWAGLGLLAVMVLVPNPSIPLRMLGAVVAAFIGTMVFFAFLRRVSLRSSLIVPIVGIMLGAVVGSVSTYFALVTDSLQAIGVWFAGSFTSVLRGQYEMLWIVAIVAVIVFLVADRLTIAGLGEEIATNVGVNYNRVILLGTVLIAITTGVVTVVVGNLPFLGLIVPNIVSLVRGDDLRSNLPWVCLLGIAIVTVCDIIGRTIIMPFEVPVSLILGVVGAIVFIALLLRQRRRG from the coding sequence ATGACCCGCACCGCACCCCCCGCCTTGCCGCGCCGCTCCGTCGGACGGCTCTTCGACGTGCGACTGCTCATCGGCGTCCTCGTCGTCGTCGCGCTTCTCGCCGTGTCCCTGTTCACCGGTGTCTATGACATCGCGGGAGCTGCGGACGGGGCGGCGATGTTCCAGATCACCCGCGTCCCGCGCACCATCGCCCTCGTCCTCGCGGGTGCGGCGATGGCGATGGCCGGACTGGTGATGCAGCTCCTCACCCAGAACCGCTTCGTCGAACCCACGACCACCGGCACGACCGAGTGGGCGGGCCTCGGCCTGCTTGCCGTGATGGTGCTCGTCCCGAACCCGTCGATCCCGCTCCGGATGCTCGGGGCTGTCGTCGCCGCCTTCATCGGCACGATGGTCTTCTTCGCATTCCTGCGTCGCGTGTCGCTGCGCTCGTCACTCATCGTCCCGATCGTCGGGATCATGCTCGGGGCCGTCGTCGGTTCGGTGTCGACGTACTTCGCGCTCGTCACGGACTCCCTGCAGGCGATCGGCGTGTGGTTCGCCGGCAGCTTCACCTCCGTGCTCCGTGGACAGTACGAGATGCTGTGGATCGTCGCGATCGTGGCAGTGATCGTGTTCCTCGTCGCCGATCGTCTGACGATCGCGGGGTTGGGGGAGGAGATCGCGACGAACGTCGGCGTGAACTACAACCGGGTGATCCTGCTGGGGACCGTGCTCATCGCGATCACCACTGGCGTGGTCACGGTCGTCGTCGGCAACCTGCCGTTCCTGGGTCTGATCGTCCCGAACATCGTGTCCCTGGTGCGCGGCGACGACCTGCGGAGCAACCTGCCGTGGGTGTGCCTCCTGGGCATCGCCATCGTCACGGTCTGCGACATCATCGGACGGACGATCATCATGCCCTTCGAGGTGCCGGTGTCGCTGATTCTCGGTGTCGTCGGCGCGATCGTGTTCATCGCCCTCCTGCTCAGGCAGCGTCGTCGTGGCTGA
- a CDS encoding siderophore ABC transporter substrate-binding protein, with protein MSMPRVISVTSVGLVGLLALAGCASGSEAAQPSESAAADSVTVEDNTGSHEIETPPASVVALDNRTFQTLSDWGVDLSAGAVALMPDTVSYLEDDDIVDIGLHSEPDLEAIVAVEPDLIISGQRFTQHNEAIAELVPDATIIDLEPREGEPFDAELKRQVTVLGEIFGKQDEAQSLVDDFDAAVERAKAAYDDADTVMAVNTSGGEIGYLAPTVGRSLGPIYDILGLTPALEVDDASDDHQGDDISVEAIAASNPDWLLVLDRDAVFAAETPDYIQASEILEGSEALAGVTAVADDQIVYMPTDTYLNESIQTYTTFLNDLADALEAAQK; from the coding sequence ATGTCCATGCCCAGAGTCATCTCCGTCACGAGCGTCGGTCTCGTCGGCCTTCTCGCCCTCGCCGGATGCGCGTCCGGCAGTGAGGCGGCGCAGCCGTCCGAGTCGGCTGCCGCAGATTCCGTGACCGTCGAGGACAACACCGGCTCCCACGAGATCGAAACCCCTCCCGCCTCGGTGGTCGCCCTCGACAACCGCACCTTCCAGACGCTCTCCGACTGGGGCGTCGACCTCTCGGCCGGCGCCGTGGCGCTCATGCCGGACACTGTGTCGTATCTCGAGGACGATGACATCGTCGACATCGGCCTGCACAGCGAGCCCGATCTCGAGGCCATCGTCGCTGTGGAGCCCGACCTGATCATCAGCGGCCAGCGATTCACCCAGCACAACGAGGCGATCGCCGAGCTCGTGCCCGATGCCACGATCATCGACCTGGAGCCGCGTGAGGGCGAGCCGTTCGATGCGGAGCTGAAGCGTCAGGTGACGGTGCTCGGCGAGATCTTCGGCAAGCAGGATGAGGCTCAGTCTCTGGTGGACGACTTCGATGCGGCGGTCGAGCGGGCCAAGGCGGCGTACGACGACGCCGACACCGTGATGGCGGTGAACACCTCGGGTGGCGAGATCGGCTATCTCGCTCCGACCGTCGGTCGCTCGTTGGGGCCGATCTACGACATCCTCGGTCTGACGCCGGCGCTCGAGGTCGATGACGCCTCGGACGACCACCAGGGAGACGACATCTCGGTGGAGGCGATCGCCGCGTCGAACCCCGACTGGCTCCTGGTGCTGGACCGCGACGCCGTGTTCGCCGCCGAGACCCCCGACTACATCCAGGCGTCCGAGATCCTCGAAGGCTCCGAGGCGCTCGCCGGCGTCACGGCCGTGGCGGACGACCAGATCGTCTACATGCCCACGGACACGTACCTGAACGAGAGCATCCAGACGTACACGACCTTCCTCAACGACCTCGCCGACGCACTCGAGGCCGCTCAGAAGTAG
- a CDS encoding siderophore-interacting protein: protein MSETKSGFTIERRGLDLRFRTATLVAREWLAPDYVRLRLSGSELAGFDSPGADDHMRLFFPTGPVSSVEEMRAAPSREYTPVAWGSDWLDVEFAVHGDQGIAAPWAATAPLGSSIGVGGPRGSASLAGTPGSWLLAGDETAIPAIRRFAALIPDGAAARIVIETRTPGREVDIDTAVAVEWLHRGAARSGSMLAAFLEGLGEGDAVGPDPFVFIAAEQSVVRPGRALLERWGVDPHVAIVKGYWKRGETEYHAPH, encoded by the coding sequence ATGAGCGAGACGAAATCCGGCTTCACAATCGAGCGACGCGGACTCGATCTGCGCTTCCGCACCGCGACTCTGGTCGCCAGGGAATGGCTGGCACCCGACTATGTACGGCTACGGCTCAGCGGGAGTGAACTCGCCGGTTTCGACTCCCCCGGCGCGGACGACCACATGCGACTGTTCTTCCCCACCGGCCCCGTGAGCTCTGTGGAAGAGATGCGCGCGGCTCCGAGCCGGGAGTACACCCCCGTCGCCTGGGGATCCGACTGGCTCGATGTCGAGTTCGCGGTGCACGGCGATCAGGGCATCGCCGCACCATGGGCGGCGACCGCGCCGCTGGGCTCGTCGATCGGCGTCGGCGGGCCGCGGGGCTCGGCTTCCCTCGCCGGCACCCCCGGTTCGTGGCTGCTGGCGGGAGACGAGACGGCGATCCCCGCGATCCGCCGCTTCGCCGCGCTGATCCCGGACGGAGCTGCGGCACGCATCGTCATCGAGACCCGCACCCCCGGTCGCGAGGTCGACATCGACACCGCCGTCGCCGTCGAGTGGCTGCACCGCGGCGCCGCCCGGTCCGGCTCGATGCTCGCCGCCTTCCTCGAGGGGCTCGGAGAAGGGGACGCAGTCGGGCCCGACCCGTTCGTCTTCATCGCCGCCGAGCAGTCGGTCGTGAGGCCGGGACGGGCGCTGCTCGAACGCTGGGGCGTCGACCCCCATGTCGCGATCGTCAAGGGCTATTGGAAGCGCGGCGAGACGGAGTACCACGCGCCGCACTAG
- a CDS encoding VOC family protein, producing the protein MALLDHLGITVDELERGRAQFHPVLTALGYQSGGEDDHSISWHNGDETEIILYMWDEDSGPHRHGRVGWQHIAFSVPSRDEVDRLHAVALDAGWTAVREPKEYPRYSERYYASFVEDADGIRIEFMHNPPRETA; encoded by the coding sequence ATGGCTCTTCTGGATCACCTGGGTATCACCGTCGACGAACTCGAGCGCGGACGAGCGCAGTTCCATCCGGTCCTCACCGCGCTCGGCTATCAGAGCGGCGGAGAAGACGACCACTCGATCTCGTGGCACAACGGCGACGAGACCGAGATCATCCTGTACATGTGGGACGAGGACTCCGGACCGCATCGCCACGGCCGCGTCGGCTGGCAGCACATCGCCTTCTCGGTGCCGTCGCGGGATGAGGTCGATCGCCTGCATGCGGTCGCTCTCGACGCGGGTTGGACCGCGGTCCGCGAGCCGAAGGAGTACCCGCGCTACTCCGAGCGCTACTACGCGTCCTTCGTCGAGGATGCCGACGGCATCCGCATCGAGTTCATGCACAACCCGCCGCGCGAGACGGCTTGA
- a CDS encoding RtcB family protein, which produces MERLSTRLLSWASMIDEKTLDQAHTTARMPFIHPHLALMPDAHLGKGATVGSVIPTLGAIIPAAVGVDIGCGMIAVRTQFTRSDLTGRDLAELREQIERAIPLSAGRYNNRIVATAEPRIAELETLAEKSEFDPEKYAKNWRLQLGTLGSGNHFIEVSVDELDRVWLFLHSGSRGVGNRIAGHHIGVAQRLAKQWWIDLPDPDLAYLVEGTPEFTRYIRELRWAQRFALLNREEMMDRVARQVSEFVGTPVDEQERINCHHNFTESEKHYGKRVWVSRKGAIQADAGRPGLIPGSMGTASYVVEGLGDPQSLNSSPHGAGREYSRSAARRTFSHEQLRAAMDGIEFRDTDAFIDEIPQAYKPIDQVMADAAGLVAIRHTLRQLVNVKGD; this is translated from the coding sequence ATGGAGAGGCTCTCCACACGGCTGCTCTCGTGGGCGTCGATGATCGATGAGAAGACGCTCGATCAGGCGCACACCACGGCGCGCATGCCGTTCATCCACCCGCATCTGGCTCTCATGCCGGATGCGCACCTCGGCAAGGGCGCGACGGTCGGCTCGGTCATCCCGACGCTCGGTGCGATCATCCCCGCCGCCGTCGGCGTCGACATCGGATGCGGCATGATCGCCGTCCGCACCCAGTTCACGAGGTCGGACCTCACCGGTCGCGACCTCGCCGAACTGCGCGAGCAGATCGAGCGCGCGATCCCGCTGTCGGCCGGTCGCTACAACAACAGGATCGTGGCGACCGCGGAACCACGCATCGCCGAGCTCGAGACGCTCGCCGAGAAGAGCGAGTTCGACCCGGAGAAGTACGCCAAGAACTGGCGGCTGCAGCTCGGCACGCTCGGCTCGGGCAACCACTTCATCGAGGTGTCGGTCGACGAGCTCGATCGCGTGTGGCTGTTCCTGCATTCCGGATCGCGCGGCGTCGGCAACCGGATCGCCGGTCACCACATCGGAGTCGCACAGCGGCTGGCGAAGCAGTGGTGGATCGATCTCCCCGACCCCGACCTGGCGTACCTGGTCGAGGGCACGCCCGAGTTCACCCGCTACATCCGGGAGCTGCGCTGGGCGCAGCGGTTCGCGCTCCTCAACCGCGAGGAGATGATGGACCGGGTCGCGAGGCAGGTCTCGGAGTTCGTCGGCACCCCGGTCGACGAGCAGGAGCGCATCAACTGCCACCACAACTTCACAGAGTCCGAGAAGCACTACGGCAAGAGGGTGTGGGTGTCGAGGAAGGGCGCCATCCAGGCGGATGCGGGTCGCCCCGGCCTCATTCCCGGTTCGATGGGGACGGCGTCGTACGTGGTCGAGGGACTCGGCGATCCGCAGTCGCTGAACTCCTCACCGCACGGCGCAGGCCGCGAGTACTCGCGGTCGGCGGCGCGGCGCACGTTCTCGCACGAGCAGCTCAGGGCGGCCATGGACGGGATCGAGTTCCGTGACACGGATGCGTTCATCGACGAGATCCCGCAGGCGTACAAGCCGATCGATCAGGTCATGGCGGATGCCGCCGGCCTGGTGGCCATCAGGCACACGCTGCGCCAGCTCGTCAACGTGAAGGGCGACTGA
- a CDS encoding MFS transporter: protein MTRSRTLGTLATVVGFLAFVEFTSGVLQGYYTPMLTDIARHLGIHDADVNWLEGTQLMLSALVVPAFAKLGDMVGHKRMLLISTALTAAAALVLPFTDSFPVFLIGWTLMGFYVVWLPLEIALIWSRSRRMEGRSSITAKAAGLLVAALEGGAIIGALVGGALIDVLPLTVVLLIPAVLIVVCFFVILFGVKESPEPTGGVFDTVGVVLISLALICFTGGLSLLRLDGGLVNPWSWAVVLLGILLVVPFVLWELRCDDPVIDVRMFRSPALGPVFLTAGLFGVSVLGAQAPLSTFARTDPGVYGYGLGTTGFATSLIIGLYLIAMIAGALLFPTVARLLMPRVTLMLASLLVGVGFLLFLPFHDSYAQVVTNMVIVGLGSGALVAALPAAAASAAPPSQTGVATGLTNSVKTVGGAIASCVFGIALLNGASGAVEGTAGSFAGYITVWVVCGVTALVAAAILVFVPKAAFTDRADAEAVDATVV, encoded by the coding sequence ATGACGCGCAGTCGAACTCTGGGCACCCTGGCGACGGTCGTCGGGTTCCTCGCCTTCGTGGAGTTCACCAGCGGCGTCCTCCAGGGCTACTACACGCCCATGCTGACCGACATCGCCCGGCATCTCGGGATCCACGATGCCGACGTGAACTGGCTCGAGGGCACGCAGCTCATGCTCTCCGCGCTCGTGGTCCCTGCGTTCGCGAAGCTGGGCGACATGGTCGGACACAAGCGGATGCTGTTGATCTCGACCGCTCTGACCGCAGCCGCCGCTCTCGTCCTCCCTTTCACCGATTCGTTCCCGGTGTTCCTGATCGGCTGGACCCTGATGGGGTTCTACGTCGTCTGGCTGCCGCTCGAGATCGCGCTCATCTGGTCTCGCTCGCGTCGGATGGAGGGCCGCTCGTCGATCACGGCGAAGGCGGCGGGTCTCCTGGTCGCCGCGCTCGAGGGCGGTGCGATCATCGGCGCTCTCGTCGGCGGTGCGCTGATCGACGTCCTGCCGCTGACGGTGGTGCTCCTCATCCCCGCGGTGCTGATCGTGGTCTGCTTCTTCGTCATCCTGTTCGGGGTGAAGGAATCGCCGGAGCCGACGGGCGGGGTGTTCGACACGGTCGGCGTGGTCCTGATCTCCCTCGCGCTGATCTGCTTCACCGGTGGCCTGAGCCTGCTCCGCCTCGACGGCGGACTCGTCAATCCGTGGTCGTGGGCCGTCGTGCTGCTCGGCATCCTTCTCGTCGTCCCGTTCGTGCTGTGGGAGCTGCGCTGCGATGATCCCGTCATCGACGTGCGGATGTTCCGGTCCCCGGCGCTCGGTCCCGTCTTCCTCACCGCCGGCCTGTTCGGGGTGAGCGTGCTCGGTGCGCAGGCCCCGCTGTCGACCTTCGCCCGCACGGATCCGGGTGTCTACGGCTATGGACTGGGCACCACGGGATTCGCGACGTCGTTGATCATCGGGCTCTACCTGATCGCGATGATCGCGGGGGCTCTCCTGTTCCCGACGGTCGCCCGGCTGCTCATGCCTCGGGTCACGCTGATGCTCGCGTCCCTTCTCGTCGGTGTCGGATTCCTGCTCTTCCTGCCGTTCCACGACTCGTATGCGCAGGTGGTGACGAACATGGTCATCGTGGGCCTCGGGTCGGGCGCACTCGTCGCCGCGCTGCCTGCGGCGGCGGCCTCGGCGGCTCCGCCCAGCCAGACGGGCGTCGCGACGGGCCTCACGAACTCGGTCAAGACCGTCGGCGGCGCGATCGCGTCGTGCGTCTTCGGCATCGCGCTGCTGAACGGCGCGAGCGGCGCTGTCGAGGGCACCGCCGGTTCCTTCGCCGGCTACATCACCGTCTGGGTGGTGTGCGGCGTGACGGCACTCGTCGCCGCGGCGATCCTGGTGTTCGTCCCGAAGGCGGCCTTCACCGATCGTGCGGATGCCGAAGCCGTCGACGCGACGGTGGTCTGA
- a CDS encoding M20/M25/M40 family metallo-hydrolase yields the protein MADVTDPRPGIADRLSRMIRLPTVSAELEERGSAPFEEFVALLAELYPLVHEHLDLERHTDFGLLFHWSGREAGDGTDAAAEGPVVLMAHYDVVPVDESDDWTYPPFDGVIADGVVYGRGALDDKGPLIVVLEAVENLLADGFAPARDVYLSFGGNEETYGRAAEEIARVLRERGIVPWLVVDEGGAVVDAPLPFVPGRAAMIGVGEKGVMTLTLSARGTGGHASAPPSLTAVRRVARAVDRLGPGTFRPRPSKAVGRMLSQLGDHTPGLAGRLLRLLGAAPSVTGRLFAALGGEAAALVRTTVAPTMQSGGTAANVLPSHASATVNLRIALGETTQQTVLRVRRRIRDPLVAVTVEEASEPSPESATDNDQFALLAEALAVSHPGIPAVPYVMMAATDSRHFHRFAPAVYRFAPLDMSNAQRASIHGVDESVEIVALERGERFHRALLERLG from the coding sequence ATGGCCGACGTGACAGATCCTCGCCCCGGAATCGCCGATCGCCTCTCACGGATGATCCGGCTTCCGACCGTCTCGGCAGAGCTGGAGGAGCGCGGATCGGCACCGTTCGAGGAGTTCGTCGCACTGCTCGCCGAGCTCTACCCGCTCGTCCACGAGCACCTCGACCTCGAGCGGCACACCGACTTCGGCCTCCTCTTCCACTGGTCGGGCCGGGAGGCCGGGGACGGCACGGATGCCGCGGCCGAGGGCCCCGTGGTGCTGATGGCGCACTACGACGTGGTCCCGGTGGATGAGAGCGACGACTGGACGTATCCACCGTTCGATGGCGTCATCGCCGACGGCGTGGTCTACGGGCGCGGTGCCCTCGACGACAAGGGGCCGCTGATCGTCGTGCTCGAGGCGGTCGAGAATCTGCTGGCCGACGGGTTCGCGCCGGCGCGCGACGTCTATCTGTCCTTCGGTGGCAACGAGGAGACGTATGGTCGTGCCGCGGAGGAGATCGCACGGGTGCTCAGAGAGCGGGGGATCGTCCCCTGGCTCGTGGTCGACGAAGGTGGGGCTGTGGTCGATGCGCCCCTGCCGTTCGTCCCGGGGCGTGCGGCGATGATCGGCGTCGGCGAGAAGGGCGTCATGACCCTCACGCTCTCGGCACGCGGCACGGGCGGCCATGCCTCGGCACCCCCTTCTCTCACCGCTGTGCGGCGCGTGGCGAGAGCGGTCGATCGGCTCGGGCCTGGCACGTTCCGGCCGCGGCCGTCGAAGGCCGTCGGTCGAATGCTCTCCCAGTTGGGCGATCACACTCCTGGACTCGCGGGCCGCCTGCTGCGTCTTCTCGGCGCGGCTCCGTCGGTCACAGGCCGACTGTTCGCAGCCCTCGGCGGTGAGGCCGCGGCGCTCGTGCGCACGACCGTGGCTCCGACGATGCAGTCGGGCGGGACGGCGGCGAACGTGCTACCGTCGCACGCGTCTGCGACCGTCAACCTGCGCATCGCCCTCGGGGAGACCACCCAGCAGACGGTGCTGCGGGTGCGGCGCCGCATCCGAGATCCGCTCGTGGCGGTGACCGTCGAGGAGGCGAGCGAACCCTCGCCGGAGTCCGCGACCGACAATGACCAGTTCGCGCTGCTCGCTGAGGCACTCGCCGTCTCGCATCCGGGAATTCCCGCCGTCCCCTACGTGATGATGGCGGCGACGGATTCGCGTCATTTCCACCGCTTCGCGCCCGCCGTCTACCGGTTCGCGCCGCTCGACATGTCGAACGCGCAGCGGGCGTCGATCCACGGTGTGGACGAGAGCGTCGAGATCGTCGCGCTCGAGCGGGGCGAGCGCTTCCATCGTGCGCTCCTCGAGCGGCTAGGGTGA
- a CDS encoding FUSC family protein has translation MSLFALAPKRGPRWHLATQAALGIAVPIAAMTLLGEPSFGYIAASGAFTVLFAGTAPVVERARILPFVALGLVGSAALGIALSPNLWLVSIGVVVVAVASAALAFGYRLGPPGPLFFVLVFGLSAHVVATSPVDPLTYLIALAAGCAFSYLVAMAPLLLPRARSTSARPLRELLPGPSFTPDSRLLLVRVGLVAVVGVLLGLLIDPARTYWIVGSAVAVIGVAAARRAAVQRGLHRMLGTVAGAGVYALLALLHPSGLWLALLLGALQFVIELVVVRHYALALVFITPLVLLLTGAATGEIGSMDVAWERIVDTVVGAALGAVSGLLHPRATTSNA, from the coding sequence ATGAGTCTTTTCGCCCTGGCCCCGAAGCGCGGACCGCGCTGGCACCTCGCCACCCAGGCAGCGCTGGGCATCGCGGTGCCGATCGCCGCCATGACCCTGCTGGGCGAACCCTCGTTCGGTTACATCGCGGCATCCGGGGCCTTCACCGTCCTCTTCGCCGGCACGGCACCGGTGGTCGAGCGAGCGAGGATCCTCCCCTTCGTCGCACTCGGACTCGTCGGGAGCGCCGCCCTCGGAATCGCCCTCTCTCCGAACCTCTGGCTGGTGAGCATCGGCGTCGTCGTGGTGGCGGTGGCCAGCGCGGCCTTGGCCTTCGGATACCGTCTCGGCCCGCCCGGTCCGCTCTTCTTCGTGTTGGTCTTCGGTCTCTCGGCGCACGTCGTCGCGACCTCTCCGGTCGATCCGCTGACCTATCTCATCGCGCTCGCGGCCGGATGCGCGTTCTCCTACCTCGTCGCGATGGCCCCGCTGCTGCTCCCCCGCGCACGGTCGACCTCCGCTCGGCCGCTGCGTGAGCTCCTGCCTGGTCCCTCCTTCACGCCCGATTCGCGTCTGCTGCTGGTCCGAGTGGGACTCGTCGCCGTCGTCGGCGTCCTGCTGGGACTGCTGATCGACCCCGCCAGGACCTACTGGATCGTCGGGTCGGCGGTCGCGGTGATCGGCGTCGCCGCCGCCCGCCGTGCGGCGGTGCAGCGGGGGCTGCATCGGATGCTCGGCACCGTCGCCGGTGCCGGCGTCTACGCGCTCCTCGCTCTGCTGCATCCGTCCGGTCTGTGGCTGGCCCTGCTGCTGGGTGCGCTGCAGTTCGTGATCGAACTCGTGGTCGTCCGGCACTACGCGCTCGCACTGGTGTTCATCACGCCCCTGGTCCTGTTGCTGACGGGCGCTGCGACGGGGGAGATCGGATCCATGGACGTGGCGTGGGAGCGCATCGTCGACACCGTGGTGGGCGCCGCGCTCGGTGCCGTGTCGGGGCTGCTGCATCCCCGCGCCACCACGTCGAACGCCTGA
- a CDS encoding DUF1801 domain-containing protein — translation MTRAPEIADYHRRLDPDDRLICDLLADEIDRGLPEATAKVWHAHPVWFLDGNPIVGYDRLKDAVRLMFWSGQSFAEPGLTASGSFEAAEARFVDISEIDTERLAVWLSESRVVQWDYEHIRTNRGLVKRTDF, via the coding sequence ATGACCCGCGCACCCGAGATCGCCGACTACCATCGCAGGCTCGACCCCGACGACCGACTGATCTGCGACCTCCTCGCCGATGAGATCGACCGAGGACTCCCTGAGGCTACGGCCAAGGTCTGGCATGCTCACCCCGTCTGGTTCCTCGACGGCAACCCGATCGTGGGGTACGACCGGCTGAAGGACGCGGTACGCCTGATGTTCTGGAGCGGGCAGTCTTTCGCCGAGCCGGGGCTCACCGCCTCCGGGTCGTTCGAGGCGGCGGAGGCGAGGTTCGTCGACATCTCGGAGATCGACACCGAGCGACTCGCGGTCTGGCTCTCGGAATCGCGGGTCGTGCAGTGGGACTACGAGCACATCCGCACGAACCGCGGCCTCGTCAAGCGCACCGATTTCTGA
- a CDS encoding thioredoxin domain-containing protein, which translates to MELTLVTSAFCGACSRTRTVVADAVRYLPDATVTEIDVASEPDAAEALDIRFTPTVIIRDAEGTEVFRAEGVPTVPQVLTAAVKALPA; encoded by the coding sequence ATGGAACTGACGCTGGTCACCTCCGCGTTCTGCGGCGCCTGCTCGCGCACCCGCACCGTCGTCGCGGATGCCGTGCGCTATCTCCCGGACGCGACCGTGACAGAGATCGACGTCGCCAGCGAACCGGACGCCGCGGAGGCGCTCGACATCCGCTTCACCCCGACTGTCATCATCCGCGATGCCGAGGGCACCGAGGTCTTCCGCGCCGAGGGCGTGCCGACGGTCCCTCAGGTGCTGACGGCTGCCGTCAAGGCGCTCCCCGCCTGA
- a CDS encoding VOC family protein has translation MANLNPYLSFRTEARQAMEFYQGVLGGDLEINVFGEFPDMVQNPEQHDLVMHAQLTTPDGLVLMASDTPDGIPFEPPQGFSVSLSGNTQERTQQVWDALSEGAAITMPLDTAPWGGSFGMLVDRFGVPWMLHGDPE, from the coding sequence ATGGCCAATCTCAATCCGTATCTCTCGTTCCGCACCGAAGCGCGACAGGCGATGGAGTTCTACCAGGGGGTGCTCGGCGGTGATCTCGAGATCAACGTCTTCGGCGAGTTCCCCGACATGGTGCAGAACCCCGAGCAGCACGACCTCGTGATGCACGCGCAGTTGACCACCCCGGACGGGCTGGTGCTGATGGCGTCCGACACGCCGGACGGCATCCCCTTCGAGCCGCCGCAGGGGTTCTCGGTGTCGCTCAGCGGCAACACCCAGGAGCGCACGCAGCAGGTCTGGGATGCGCTGTCCGAGGGGGCGGCGATCACCATGCCGCTCGACACTGCGCCGTGGGGCGGGTCCTTCGGGATGCTCGTCGACCGGTTCGGAGTGCCGTGGATGCTGCACGGCGACCCGGAGTGA
- the thrC gene encoding threonine synthase, with amino-acid sequence MQYISTRGGMQPLPYCETLLEGLAPDGGLAVPETMPTVDGETLERWRALTYPQLATEVLGLFASDIPRADLARMTAAAYDPFPEEVVPLRSIGDDLTLVGLSEGPTLAFKDMAMQFLGEVVEYALERRGSVLNILGATSGDTGSAAEHALRGKDRISVFMLSPKGRMSAFQRAQMFSLADDNIHNIVVDGVFDDCQNLVKVLAGDLDFKRTQHLGAVNSINLARITAQTVYYFWAWLRATDAGGWTEVSFTVPSGNFGNILSGFFAKQMGLPIRRLVLAANENNVLDEFFRTGVYRPRSAAQTLATSSPSMDISKASNLERFIFELVGRDASRVVSAWSELETQGYFDFTAELARFVDEFGIVSGTSTHDDRLATIKAVYEATGDIIDPHTADGVKVAREYVEPGVPMLVLETAKPQKFADTIREAIGIELEYSAELRSMLDAPQHKTEMADDEHDLRAFIEAHALR; translated from the coding sequence GTGCAGTACATCTCCACCCGAGGCGGCATGCAGCCGCTGCCGTACTGCGAGACGCTGCTGGAGGGACTCGCTCCCGACGGCGGGCTGGCCGTGCCAGAGACGATGCCGACGGTCGATGGCGAGACGCTGGAGCGCTGGCGCGCGCTGACGTATCCACAGCTCGCCACCGAGGTGCTCGGGCTCTTCGCCTCCGATATCCCGCGGGCTGATCTCGCCCGCATGACCGCTGCGGCCTACGACCCGTTCCCCGAGGAGGTCGTGCCGCTGCGCTCGATCGGCGACGATCTCACTCTCGTCGGACTCTCGGAAGGGCCCACGCTGGCCTTCAAGGACATGGCCATGCAGTTCCTCGGCGAGGTCGTCGAGTACGCGCTGGAGCGCAGAGGATCGGTGCTGAACATCCTCGGTGCGACCTCGGGCGACACGGGGTCCGCTGCCGAGCACGCGCTGCGCGGCAAAGACCGCATCTCGGTGTTCATGCTCTCGCCGAAGGGGCGCATGAGCGCCTTCCAGCGGGCTCAGATGTTCTCGCTCGCCGATGACAACATCCACAACATCGTGGTGGACGGCGTCTTCGACGACTGCCAGAACCTCGTCAAGGTGCTGGCGGGCGACCTCGACTTCAAGCGCACTCAGCACCTCGGCGCCGTCAACTCGATCAACCTCGCGCGCATCACCGCGCAGACGGTCTACTACTTCTGGGCATGGCTGCGCGCGACGGATGCCGGGGGCTGGACGGAGGTCTCGTTCACGGTGCCGTCCGGCAACTTCGGCAACATCCTCTCCGGGTTCTTCGCGAAGCAGATGGGACTGCCGATCCGCCGCCTCGTGCTCGCGGCGAACGAGAACAACGTCCTCGACGAGTTCTTCCGCACCGGCGTCTACCGACCGCGGAGCGCGGCTCAGACCCTGGCCACGTCGAGCCCGTCGATGGACATCTCCAAGGCGTCGAACCTCGAGCGCTTCATCTTCGAACTCGTCGGCCGTGACGCCTCCCGTGTGGTGAGCGCGTGGAGCGAGCTCGAGACCCAGGGCTACTTCGATTTCACCGCTGAGCTCGCGCGTTTCGTCGACGAGTTCGGGATCGTCAGCGGCACCTCGACGCACGACGACCGACTCGCCACCATCAAGGCCGTCTACGAGGCCACCGGCGACATCATCGACCCCCACACCGCGGACGGCGTCAAGGTCGCCCGCGAGTACGTCGAGCCCGGCGTGCCGATGCTGGTGCTCGAGACGGCCAAGCCGCAGAAGTTCGCGGACACGATCCGCGAAGCGATCGGCATCGAACTCGAGTACTCGGCGGAGCTGCGCTCCATGTTGGACGCTCCGCAGCACAAGACGGAGATGGCCGACGACGAGCACGACCTCCGCGCCTTCATCGAGGCCCACGCACTGCGCTGA